Part of the Micropterus dolomieu isolate WLL.071019.BEF.003 ecotype Adirondacks linkage group LG17, ASM2129224v1, whole genome shotgun sequence genome is shown below.
CACCAGGAATCAAAAAGCCATTGGAACCAACTTAGAGACGATATGACGATTGGTTCACGAGGGTCTTGCAAGGGTTCGGGGTCAGTGGACTCCGTAGAAAAGAATGCAGTGTTGATTGGGGAATGAGTCTGAATTGCGAGTATGACGCCGAAGGTCAAGATGAAAGGGAGATGCAGGGAAGTGAAAGCCAAGCGGGTGTGAACGTGGCTTCTAAGGTTCGGGACGTCTGAGTGATGCAATTACGTTGTACTAATTGTGACGGTGGCGGGAGCTCTTCAAGCTGGCCTGTAGCACGAGAGATAGCTATGCTGTTAATGTTAAGGTTTTGGCGACCATTCCGCTGCGAACCATCTATCCTTATAGAACCCCCCAAACCCTGGACAGCAGCAGTCCCTTAGCTCTGCCACTCATTCTATATAAACCAGAGGTCTCCAGTCTGGAGGTCAGGATCCACAACAGGTCTCAAAATAAATCGGTCTGGTCATGAGATAATTAACTGCATAGGAAATcagtaaaaaaacatatttctacaaTTTTGTCAGGCTTTGATCTAATATTATTTCTTTTAGTTGCTGGAATATTTTGACTTCAGATCTCAAAAAATAATTCCAGTATTCAAGAGTGTGTAAATTTGTATTAAGtgtcctgtttgtctgtctgttgataTAGTCTATGGTTGTGACCTACCAGGGGACGGCAGATGAAAGCTAGCTTTAAACTAACTCTGGTACAATACATCAAAGGTTACATGTCcctttcaaattaaataaaaagacataCATATGCAAGTGACTTCAAAAGACTCACAACTCTCCTAcgaagacattttaaaatgtatttatgtagtgtttttttgttttttgctctcAAATCAATGTGCCGTTTTTGAGGCCAGACAGACTCATCTAGTCTGGTCAATAATTCAGCTTTTTAAAGTTCACATCAGTCAACTGCAACAGACTATTTTGACCAGCTTGACATGATTTATGAGAAgattaaataatgaaacatggagacaaaaatacagacacaatAGTGTGAAATGGCGGTCTAACAATGAGACACTGTTACAGCAAATAATGCTGCATTAACTGTCCTCCGTCAGGCTGATTAGCAGACAAATGAGACGTCATGGCTCTAGTGGGCGGCCTGATGTAAATCTCCTGACTCATCTCCTTGGACTGACACGTGGAGGCCATTTCTGGTATTAGTGAAGCAAAGATTAACCAGCTAATGCTAACAAGCTCTTCTATACAGTTCTCACCCAGTGCAGCATCCAACTTGGGAAGAGGTGAGGCACCTTTTAATAAGATTCATTTGGGTCACACAAGGTTTTGCTCTCGGCTTGTTTGTCAGAGCCGGACTAAGACCCATCAAATCTATTCCTGGTAAGCTACTTTTAGTGGCGCATGAACAAATATACTGTGTGGTGGCTTTGTAATAGAGTAATGATAATATTGACCATGGACAATTTTcttatatgtaaatatgtgatcAGGagtacaaacaaataaatagacATTTCGTAGAGTAGCACAAACTACAGAGAGGCTTTGCAGAGTGCATAGCAGTACAAATGTCTGACAGCGAGTGTTGTAGGTTATCTAGGGGCAGGTCACCACACTAACCTTCAGGCAGCTTGTTTTGCCCTTTGGCAACTCCACAGCCAAACCAAGGTCTGACAGCCGACACTGTCCTTTAGCATCCAGTAGTACGTTCTCAGGCTTCATATCTCTGTACACAATGTCCATGGAGTGCAGGTGGAGTATCCCTGTGGTTATCTGGGCCACGTAGTAAACAACACGCTCCATACGAATACCCCGATCCCCAAGCTCGTAGATGTGGAACTTGAGGTCTCCTCCGTTCATGAGGTTCATGACCAGGCACAGGTGGGTCTTGCTGTCATAAGCGTAAGCCAGGTTTACAATGAAGAGGCTGCTGACCTTCTCCAGGATCTGCTTCTCCAGAAGTGCAAGCCTCTCCCCACTTTTCTTCTTCAGGCGCCTCTTATCCAGCTTCTTGCAGGCGTACATTTGGCCTGTGTGTTTCACCTGCACTGCACACACCTGCAAAACAGAGCAATATTAGTTTagaatttatatttgtatttatctttatattttatttattgattgtcCTCTTTTAGGAAATGTTTCAGCTACTTTTTGCTGTGATGTTAAAGCGAGACAATGAAACTTTTACTGAAATGAACTGTGTAATAATATTGAATACTAAAACATGACATAACAGTAGCACAAGCAGAGAAAATCATCGAGTCAATTCACTGATTGACTGTTACGTAGTGATCAATCAACTTAAAGTCTGCTAACATATCCTAACATTAGCCTCCATAAGCTGTGAGCGTATTAAACTGAGCAAGGGTGCATTTAATTGCTCATTTAGATTTTCCTTTGTAAGAGAAAAGGTTAGTTcttcttttaaaacacacaaagtctCAAGTATTTGTTGTAAGTCAGCAAAGCAATCTGAGATTCACACTTTCATTCAGAAGATGGGATTTTTCTGCACATACCTCACCAAATCCACCTTTTCCCAAAATCCTAAACtcataaaagtattttttactGATCTTCTGCTTCTCGTACTCCTTCCACTGCAAGAACCTATAAAAAAGGGGGCTTTTCAGATACTCCGAGAATGGTTTCCCCCTCAGGAAGTCCCTTGTGGCTTCTCTCATCTGGCCTAGCGTCTCCTCATCAAAGTTCTCATCTGATAACTCCTTGCACCTCTCCGCTGCCTCTTTTGTGAGGTAGGTGAGAAAACTCCTGGACTCTGGTTGACAGAAGTTAGCAAGGATGCTCTGTTTGGccttctctctggcttcatCTTCACCAAAGCTCCAGTCATGCAGCTCCTCCAGGAACTCAGCGGCAGCCACATACTGTGGGTTAGAGGCCAGGAGGAACTGCTGGAACAATTTCCTCCCAATAGGCTGTTGCTCACACAGCGACTCGTACTTCCCCACTGCCTCCCGGAGAACAGAGGCCTTTTTTGGTTTGGGGAGCGTCAGGGAGAGTCTCATTTTCTTCAGCTCATTGCAATCTATGTTCTGAGCATTCAGGTAGGCCGTGTTGGCCACTAGGTTGTCCAGTCCCACCAAGTCACCCATATTGGATGTATCCTATGAAATACATGTAGGCAGCTGGGCCTTGTGAGCTACGACATTAACAGCAGACTCATCAGCAGGTTCCAGGCACAACTGAGTGCATGCATCTCGAACATCCTCCACCTCTTGTGCCACAACTCTTGAAGCATTAAAAGTACCACCGTCTTCAGGGATTTGTTGTGCGCTTATGTGTAGACGCCACTACGGGAAAGTAACTTATGTAGTCTGAACTTAAGAGGCTTTAGGCTCGTCTATTTTTAGGAGATGCAAAGTGCCTGTGTGCAGTAATTAGGCTGCCAGCATGACATGATGAGGTGGCAGATCCTGACCTCAACAAGTTAGAGGCAATTGTAGCTATGAGATAaagaagacacagagagagctgTCTGAGTATAATGTGTGCAGTAGGCACACTTCATTGCTTATTATAGGAGAGAgaataaaaactttattaaattaaattaaaatagccCTAATTGGTTAACAGCCTAAGAAAATAAGTTTGATGTAGCTGTCAGGAGAGTGGGGAATGTTCATCCTTGAAGATTTTAGCTGCATGGCACAACAAATCTTATATTTGAAGATGGTGCATAAAGCACATCTTCATCTTTATTCACTTCAACATCACCTGCGATATTAAACAATtacaaagaggaaaaaataacaCGAAGACGTGCACCAATAATGCAACTCATTACAATAGCCCTGCTACAGATACTACACCTGCAAAGGTGAAATGGTTCAACTTATTTccccatgtttgtgtgtattatgtgACTAAGTGGGACAACATTTtatgaaattggtccagtattgaacAGGCGCACTGCAGtcggcagcagtgaaacagggctgcaatgtaATCAGTGCGGGCAATTGCGCCTTGTCAAAGTACGTCCATTAAAAGGGCTTGTtgttgccactgacaggctcagattgttattacctGTGTCTGATATTGTGGAAAGTATCCCTacagagtaagatcctttttacCAGAAACAGATGCTATATCgctcttgtcaaagccaccaaGATTCCCTTGACAAAAATACTAATTCTACCTCTCTGGTCGACCGCTGCCTCTTTCACTAAATTTGAGTTATTGTGCAGTGCTTTTAACCTTTTAAagaccaaagtcacacaataacacaaacaaacaaaacaagtgagGCAGCGGTATACCAGCAACTCTTGTGTTctgagaggtaaaattactattttatcATTTGAGTCTGGCGGCTTAGAGGAGTGTTTCtgattaaacaaaaaggatcttaaaatattaaactctGTTACTAGGCAGAAAAAATCATAACTAAAATACACAGGTATTAGCAGCAAACCGTACTTAAAGCATCAAAAACAGAGGTGCTCGTCATTCAGAAAGTTACATtcattgtatatttattattgtatattttttctgATTTATTACTGTAATCATCTAAACATTGTAAAAGTGTTTAAATCATTTAACTGTATATACTGTTGGTTGGGTAGTCATTTCTATAACAATGCATCTTATAACCAATCatatgtttaatgtataaaaTCTTGATCTTAAAAGTAACTAGAGCTGTCAGAATAAtacagtggagtaaaaagtacaatatttccctctgaaatgtagaggAGCAGAAGTGTAATGTAGTGTGGAAaaaggaaatactcaagtacaagtaccaattttgtatttaagtacaatacttaaataaatgttcttAGTTACATTCAACTACTACTGCTTTGAATACTGTAAGTTAAGCTTGAAACTGGAACAAGGCCAAACTCACCATACATGTATAACAAGTGCTTGTAGTAGCCTATAGGGGTTAGTATGGCCGCTTTCCAGGTAGTTCACTTCAACTGCCAAGGTACTTAATCATTCAGGTGACTTGTGGATTTCAGACTCCATCTTTTAACTGCACATTTCCATGTTTAGGAGTGGTTTGGTGATTGCTAAATCATTGTCAGCCCCACAGCCAATGTTCAATGTGTTGCATGTCATTCCTATTTGTGTAATTCTGTATCATGTTATTATgcagtttctttgttttgaccTGCCAAAGGACTAAAGATGTGAATTAAAGCTATAATCTGGTACGGTGCATCAAATGGTtagatttatgttttaaattgtacatcccttttaaataaaataatttaataaattaaattactagatgaaacaaatacacatttacagcTATACactattctttatttattttattttttttttacaaagacaGTCACATATTCAAGGTGCTGAACACCACCAGACAATAATGTAAAGCTAACATGTGACCAAACACTGCAACAAGGTTGATCCTTCTCTTCACGACTCTCGATCCCTCCAATCATAACCAACGAGTCTGCGCTGCTTCAATTTTGTCCATCCTCCTCCTTTGACACCAGGACTACTGGAACATGCAATCATATATAGGAGGACAGTTGTCGATGCCAGGTGGCTCTGCACAGGAGGTTGCAGTGATCACTGTCAAGTCTGTCACCACTTTCGGGTGCATACAGGTGCCGTCTGAGAATCAGACTGCCTGGTGGTGGGGCCTATTTGCCGATTCTCTGAACCACCCAGTCCTGCTGGCAGAGGGGGCAGCGATTGTTCTGCTTCACCCAAAGGGACATGCAGCAGTTATGGAAGGAGTGGTTGCACTCTCCCCATACAACTGAAAAAAGATGGACGATAGAGATACACAAACAGAGACAATGAATGAGTATTAACAgggaacacacactgtaatcaGCTGAGGTTACACAGATGGTAAACCTACaccttgtttattttaatggtgAATAAAcctgttgttttgttatttatgttcAAGATGTATCTATCTTAAAAGCACAATCTTTGGCATGTTTCAGCACAGTCAAATGAGGTAAAGTGACAATAGTGGTGTTCAAGTTATGAAAAATGGGGAAGCTTACACGGAGACCGCTGAAAAGATTAATTTGTACTTGGGTAACAGTTAAACTagttataataattaaaaaacacagactATGCACACACGCGCGCTATACACTGCAGGTATCCAGTAAATCTCCTTCTGTCACAATACATCTTACTCCGTGGAGGGCCATTCACACTGAAATAATATTAATCTTAGaactattataatattttacacACCTTCACTTATGATAAATTGGGTGTATTACAATCAATTGCTCTGCAGTTGGCTCTTAACGTCACAACTAAATAAATCCCGAGTCATTTTTAGACGTTTGCATAAACATAATGCTTTTCATCCAAACAAAAGACACTATGTCTATGTGGATTCAGACTAATGTTGTCCATTTGACTTAATACATGAAACGACCAAGAAGACTTAAAAACCTGGCTTGGTCCGTGTCTTTTGACAGCCCCGACAcactagctaatgttagcttgttgGATTAATGCCTGAATTAATAACGTGTTTTACTGCTGACATTGTCTTACCAACACAGTCCTCCTGTTTGTTTTCCGCCTGGCATCGGAGACAAGCGTCTGCGTATTAAGAAAAACATGTCACGAACACGGCACTCTGCCAGGGACTTAATACATACATTAAAGGTAACATTAGCCCCGTTAGCTACATCAACGTTGGCCGGTTCCCCGGACTCACCCATAACTTGTACCCGACAAATGGCACAAGTATCACACTCAACGTCCCAGCTCCACATAGCTACAGCGTTCCACTTCTTCAGGGAAAACATCTTGTCCCCGCCCGACTTAGAGCCCGAAGAAGTGGTGTGAGAGAGGACTAAGCCCGGCTCGTCACCGTCATCCATCTCTGCTGCACTGTACCTGAGGTAACGTTAGCCGGGCTAATTTAACtaaacaaaatggatgaaacGGATAGCTGGATTAGCgagcttcttcttctctgtatTTACTGGCGGATCGCAACTAACTTTAAAGGTACATACCGCCACCTATCGTATCGGAGTGTGAAGAACCATGGCGTTATGTGAATTctacttttaaataaatgccaTTAAAtgtaatggcagaaaattgtttttttcttacatctaatcttttatgcatgtacttttattattactattattgttatgtcttattAATATTGTTTCTATCCTTAAcctattcttattattatactCATTATATTAGTCTGTCCACACatggggtttaggtcagagctgattgtttttattgttttcctctCATGCCGTTACTCTTCTCTCCTTGAATGTTAATTCAAGACCGGGAGAGGATCTCTGtcccccaaaacatagaaacttggactgtgtaaatgattatgcatccctttggtCTGGGCCGGACTCCCAAAGCTGCCCAaagcagcaggtctctggaccagctgattttctgttgtagtacttctctgtgcTGATAACTTGGGGAAATATGGACTCTCCCATAAAAGTAACCTTCTTACTAATAAAGTAAGagacatttctttaaaattatacatacattttatccTACTAGCCACTCTCTTTGCAAACGTGGGAGACATATGTGTTAACTACTCATTCTGGGAATTGTATCCAGAGACAATAATAAACGTACTGTTTTGTTTCCACTGTAACAATAACAGAAAACAGATTGTTCCTAATCAATCTTTTGATCATTCTAGGAAAGTTACACATTGACAGAGCCAAATTAATCAGTCCAAACCTCTGGGCCGTATGTAGGGCCAACAACTATATGAATCCTTAATTTAGTGTTGCTTTACTGTACCGTGTCTCTTTTACAGTAGTTTGCATTGTAAACACCATATTTCACATAAAAGCCTATGCACACAATACAAATAGCCTGCTGCAAACTAGCGTTGGCTGTTGATCGCATTCATCTATGCAATAACTATTCTGTGTGGTGTATCCACTTTATCACCCGGTTTCTTTGCAATCATCATCAAGTCTAAGTATTAAAGTCATGGGATACACATAAGTGTTGTTGAAGTGTTGTTCTGAGAGGGATGACATGCCATCACACAGCCCTCTGCTGCCTCTGCACTCTGAGAGAGCAAAATCCCTGTTCTGACGAGAGTTGTTTTACTATGATTTGCAGAGTAGCATACAGCTGTGTTAGATTGCTGTTTCACTAACACAGTGGATTAATGGTAAAGTGCACAATGTGTGGTAAGTTTGAACGTGGGAAAAATTGGTTTGTTCAAGATTGCACTTGGAAAGCTGTAGAACATTAGGAGCTCTGGGTGGATCaattaagacattttaattgATTGTACAGGATATTCTAAGCCTGATCTATTTCCAGTCATTTGCTCCGAGTAGCTTCACCGGCTGTCAAAACGTCTCTATATTCAACCTtgttattagtcctgatgtgaagtatacacaaaattaaatacttgacaGTAGGCCATCACCTGTGCATTATAAAGGGGGGATATATTTTATGGCAAGTTGAAAATAAAGTCTGAAATAATTTGTATCCaactataacttttgctaggaaaatAGAAACGTCTCCATAGTCGCCCCTGTTATTAGAcctgatgtgaagtatacacaaaattaaatacttgatggtaggccatcatctgtgcctTATGGAAGGGGAaacatattttggcagactgcataTCCAGCCTGGTAGGAGGGTACTGTTAtcgctttttgtgtatgaaaagttctgtttaaatgcaatgcattattaaattgttatgataataatttaccctttaaggaggtggacaatttccagcaatatccaaaggccatgcaatggaaacatggattacaaggacaaaatattgtctacaatgctgcattcagtttaatgtacatttcgagTCAAGGAGATGTAACGTTGAGGCGAGCAAAGCgttaaactgattacagtgaTGTTGATACAGTATTGATGGCGTATGTAGGAGCAGCTTACTTGAACAAGGTGACAGTCGTATGAATCTAGATTCtaaacagtaacatggatgacAAAGTGATCGACTACGTGGTCAGTTATAACATCACCAGACTGACGTTATCgcgaaataaatgtttgctttacgaGTGAAACTAAATGCTCGTCTTGTGTAGACATTCTCAATTGAGTGCAATGAATAATACGAAGTTCCGTAACACATAACGTAAGCCTATAAAAACGTTTATAAGTGCTAGCTTGCTCTACACAAACCTcgttaataaaacaatactaaaacgaTACATTGAACAATCCACATGGtatatttttcattcactttgaTGAAGTCGAAGGTCCGCCTTCACCGCTGAATGCTCGCGCGCTCCCGCGGCAGGGGAAACACTTTCTGTCGGGGATAATTTCCTTGGCACGACCGGTGTACGCCGAAATTCATCCTGGTTGGCTAAGTCGGGAGTCAGcactaatattaaaatgtgtttgaactTCTGCAACCTGACTGATGTTGGCAcgaagaaacaaaacaaaaaacccgTAATGTTGCACAATTTTATATGAGCGACTCTTGTTCCCGGCCTACCTCGAAACCGAGCGCCCGGTCGTACATAACGAGCGcactgcttcttcttcttcttttttaccGGCAGTCTCGGCACTGTGTTAGTGCATTGCTGCCTCCCACCGGTATAGTATCGCCATTGaagctttcttcttcttcttgtttccgGCAGACTAGACGCATCTGTGGCGTATTGCTGCCGTCCTCTGTTCGTTATTCACATCTTAATGGTAATTGCCTATATCCTTTTGTATAAACCAGTTTTATGTAGATACTCGATCAGAACTAGAGTGCGTATGCTAAATATAGTTTCTCCAATTGCTCCCAGGTCTCTAAATAATTACCTCCTTTGACGAGAGTACTTTTACAATTTACTAATACATGCTTCACTGTTTCCTTGTCTCCATATTCACATTTTCCATCAGGATGTTTACCAATCAGAGCCAGCCCACAGTGCCCAAACCTCAATCTGGATAGAACTACTGAATATCTTCTCATGCATCTAAAAGCACATTTTCCTTTCTCTACAATTCTTTATAATGAATAATATGTTCTCCCCTTCCTTTCGTTTTGACCCATCAGTATAGATTTGTAGGTGGCCTCCCCATATTTGACACATCCGGGCTTTTATCTCCTTCACTACAGCCTCTGCCATATTTCTTTTGGTTGTTTCCATAAAATATAGGTGAAAAATGGGATCTAGGATCAACCATGAAGGTATATCTGAACGACATATTGGTGGACATACATTCAAATTCACAATACCAATTTACTCATACTGCCATAGATTTGAGTTTTTCTGTAAAGTTTGTTTTGATCCTTCTTGCTGTTCCCATAAACTCCCAATGCTGACTCCCATCTAAGCTTTGCAGCCATACAGTCTTGATATCCTGCGATAGATCTGTAGATACGAGCGCACTGCTCAGTTGACTTCCGGCTTTTAAACCAATCAACTTCGGCTATTTTCAGATGCGTCTATATGTGAAATCGGATTGGCTCGTTCAATCTGCAGCTACTCCTTTTGAATTTTGTCCGTTCGTGGCAGTAGATTTGTTTAGGTAGACGAAGAGGTTGCATCTGTCTTAAAGGACGAATATCCGCTGGCCAAAGGCTTTGAAGGTGAGGCACTGCTTCGAAGcaacattttaattcagttggTCTTTAAGAGAAATAACACATGTTAagttacagtaacgttaaccGTTAGTCAACAAATAACGTAATAGGTTAAACCAAATGTTAATCCAACCTTGCTAACTCTAAGTTAGCACTATGTATGCGAGGTAAAagtaatgttgtaaagtttATTGCTAACTTTAATTACTTATTTAGCTAGTTGTGATCGAAAATGTGTTCTATGTGCTCATATGTTAGCTTGACAAAGCTATCTGCATAACGTAAGTTACGCTCGTGCTTTGTTTTGTGGCTTTCAGGTTGAAAACCCTTTGAGGTCAGCCAAGATGGATCTTAACTTGGGTGTTAAGGCTCTTCTTAGCTGGGTAACGTTACGTTGACAGTTATATAGTGCAAATATGTTGATTCCCGCAAGTCTTTTTAGATGgttgcagttttatttaaccAACTTGTCAAACTATCTTTTTACAGATTAACAGTATAAAACTGTCTGACCGAGGATTTACTATCAACGATTTACAAGATGGAACAGTCTTACTAAAAGTTATTTCTATGCTGTAAGTAATGTGTTGAAATTCTTTGCCTGTGTAAACAAACGAAGCTCAATGACCTTTGAACTACGTCTACATGCTTCTTATGTTAGTGGGTTTTTGAAAGTAACGTTTTATTCCTTTTGAATTAACCTCCACTTCATTCTTGCTTCACCTTTGTCATCTCAGGAAAAAGGAATCAGTCTCCTGTGTCAGTAATTCCATTGAGAAACGGTTTAACCTCATTGCAGACTTCCTGGAAAGTGAGTATCTCcgtcttttaaaaaatgtattgttattaACAAAAACGTTCTTGTTGAAAATGTCATGTCTGCACCTTTGACCACACCCTGTATCATTGTTGGGTGTGGTCTGAAGTGTGGCCTGTTGCACCTGTAAACATGCCAGACAGTAATGTCAGTGTGTAAAGAACACACCCTCAGTACCACCTTTTTGTTAACTTACCTTAAATCTTACAGGCAGACAGATGTTGAATATTGTTGTCCTTTGAGAATTAACCTGTATCGATTTTGTTTATTAGAGGAGTGCAGATTTAGTGAAACCAATGGCACTTCATTGTCTTGGGACAAAATAAGAGATGGCATCAACCTAACAGTGGAAATTTCAAAGGTATAAGAAcaaatgaataattaaataataaacaaagacaaaaatgtattttgactCGTTCTTTGTGATACCACCAGGTGCTTTTGTTGCTCGTGTACCATGACATAATGAATGAGCGTCGCACCCTGAACATGTTGGAATGCGAAGTGGAGGTAAGCGGagagctgttttgttttgtgtccaCCACTGAGATACATCACCATAACATTTAATCCATCACGTGTTGTGCTACCATTTAATTTGATGCTGATTTAATATACATTTCCACACTTAGCAGGAGATAGCAAACCTAACTGGTTCCTTTGTAATGGAGAGCGAGGGCTGTGTTTATCTGAGCAATGGGCTTGAAGCTTATTTAAAAAGGATACGTAAGTCTtacactttttttaatgtcttccATTTCCCCCATGATATGCCATTAACAGACATT
Proteins encoded:
- the LOC123986154 gene encoding rhodopsin kinase grk7-b-like, producing MGDLVGLDNLVANTAYLNAQNIDCNELKKMRLSLTLPKPKKASVLREAVGKYESLCEQQPIGRKLFQQFLLASNPQYVAAAEFLEELHDWSFGEDEAREKAKQSILANFCQPESRSFLTYLTKEAAERCKELSDENFDEETLGQMREATRDFLRGKPFSEYLKSPLFYRFLQWKEYEKQKISKKYFYEFRILGKGGFGEVCAVQVKHTGQMYACKKLDKRRLKKKSGERLALLEKQILEKVSSLFIVNLAYAYDSKTHLCLVMNLMNGGDLKFHIYELGDRGIRMERVVYYVAQITTGILHLHSMDIVYRDMKPENVLLDAKGQCRLSDLGLAVELPKGKTSCLKAGTFGYMAPEILRQENYCTSVDWWALGCSIYEMVAARLPFKDFKEKVQIEEVTRRTLEDECKFEHKHFDAPTRDIISLFLKKKVQHRLGCRGDDPRNHVFFKSIDFRRLEAGLLKPPWVPKSNVVYAKDTDEFRDTCVGEDIKFDAKDEKFFKEFSTGAVSIQWQKEMIDSGVFDELNDPKLNGHSIESTWKSRLCIIL
- the rnf7 gene encoding RING-box protein 2, which produces MDDGDEPGLVLSHTTSSGSKSGGDKMFSLKKWNAVAMWSWDVECDTCAICRVQVMDACLRCQAENKQEDCVVVWGECNHSFHNCCMSLWVKQNNRCPLCQQDWVVQRIGK
- the LOC123986091 gene encoding uncharacterized protein LOC123986091, producing the protein MDLNLGVKALLSWINSIKLSDRGFTINDLQDGTVLLKVISMLKKESVSCVSNSIEKRFNLIADFLEKECRFSETNGTSLSWDKIRDGINLTVEISKVLLLLVYHDIMNERRTLNMLECEVEQEIANLTGSFVMESEGCVYLSNGLEAYLKRIHLSVSHEIFERSTTTSTSSLSTISSLSDDESPVLHRAQKITFMDMHTVASSSVSKSSLYCLFQCIVVSSYQHLT